One window of Marinobacterium aestuarii genomic DNA carries:
- a CDS encoding sensor domain-containing diguanylate cyclase, translating to MGAESGALLVLQPVMQVVQLAPYLSVLEDPGRALTVDEVRSDSLRQQFVPLPTGRTAFGVSSSAWWVRLKAQNPGREAVAWVLNVPHNTTDYVDSYEVRPEGTVVTQLAGDHRPFEAQRPASETFSFSYLTAPGASSEIYIRFAYDSAGIINVYQEASTAVAFAQQQHTKALWLGVFLGATLLVILYNLFLILSVREAPFFWYLLYASAATLTYLSLSGLGYRYLWHFSPQLSDTIPNMAVILFYMLAVQFSRSFLETRVRAPRFDRILLGLIALTAVSALLLFTGYRGVSVKLTLLIGLLLGLFPVLGAWLWYQGHQIARGYTLAWTIWSLTVIGAILRFTGIMPSDPFSIGATRFGMISQTVLLAFALADRINILRNEKLSAEKRELSASLKSRNELESKVLERTRELEASRHQAEILAREDSLTGLLNRRAFFERGNEEVGRALRHRHPLSVIMLDIDSFKTVNDGFGHGVGDKVIREVALTLTRVLRDSDIKARMGGEEFAVILVQTPQESALLMAERLRVAVQACQVAVEGRAAGRAGGAAVTVTSSFGVSQLTDGVDTLEAVLARADAALYQAKNRGRNRVCAANMAEPAVPHFEQLQNG from the coding sequence TTGGGCGCTGAGTCTGGTGCCCTGCTGGTGCTGCAGCCGGTGATGCAGGTCGTGCAGCTCGCGCCCTATCTGTCAGTGCTGGAAGATCCTGGCCGTGCGCTCACCGTGGATGAGGTTCGCAGTGATTCCCTGCGACAACAGTTTGTCCCGTTGCCCACGGGCAGGACGGCCTTTGGAGTATCCTCATCCGCCTGGTGGGTGCGACTGAAGGCTCAAAATCCTGGGCGCGAAGCCGTCGCCTGGGTTCTGAATGTACCCCACAACACCACTGACTACGTCGACAGCTACGAGGTTCGGCCAGAGGGTACTGTCGTCACGCAGCTGGCCGGCGACCACCGCCCCTTTGAGGCGCAGCGCCCTGCGAGCGAGACATTCAGCTTTTCCTACCTGACGGCACCGGGCGCGAGCAGCGAAATCTATATCCGTTTTGCCTACGACTCGGCCGGCATTATCAATGTATACCAGGAGGCCTCCACGGCGGTGGCCTTTGCGCAGCAGCAGCACACCAAGGCCCTGTGGCTTGGCGTTTTCCTTGGCGCCACCCTGCTGGTCATCCTCTACAATCTTTTCCTGATACTGTCTGTACGCGAGGCGCCATTCTTCTGGTATCTGCTTTACGCTTCGGCGGCCACCTTGACCTATCTGTCCCTGAGCGGGCTTGGATACCGTTATCTGTGGCATTTCAGCCCGCAGTTGTCTGACACCATCCCCAATATGGCGGTGATTCTGTTCTATATGCTGGCGGTGCAGTTCAGCCGCAGCTTTCTGGAAACCCGGGTCAGGGCTCCGCGCTTTGATCGCATCCTGCTGGGGTTGATTGCTCTGACTGCAGTCAGCGCGCTGCTGTTATTCACCGGCTATCGTGGCGTGTCAGTCAAGCTGACGCTGCTGATCGGACTGCTGCTGGGGCTGTTTCCCGTGCTCGGTGCCTGGCTGTGGTATCAGGGTCATCAGATCGCCCGCGGCTATACGCTGGCCTGGACCATCTGGTCGCTCACGGTTATAGGCGCCATTCTGCGCTTCACGGGCATTATGCCGTCCGATCCTTTTTCCATTGGCGCGACCCGTTTCGGCATGATCTCGCAGACAGTGCTGCTGGCCTTTGCGCTGGCGGACCGAATCAATATTCTGCGCAATGAAAAGCTCAGCGCCGAAAAGCGCGAGCTGAGTGCCTCGTTAAAGTCCAGGAACGAGCTGGAGTCCAAGGTACTGGAGCGGACGCGGGAACTGGAAGCCTCAAGGCACCAGGCCGAGATTCTGGCACGGGAAGATTCCCTGACAGGCTTGCTGAACAGGCGTGCATTTTTTGAGCGTGGCAATGAAGAAGTGGGGCGGGCCCTGCGTCATCGGCATCCGCTTAGCGTCATCATGCTGGATATCGACAGCTTCAAGACGGTGAATGACGGCTTCGGTCACGGGGTGGGGGACAAGGTCATCCGGGAAGTGGCCCTGACGCTCACCAGAGTACTGCGGGATTCGGATATCAAGGCGCGGATGGGGGGCGAGGAGTTTGCCGTGATCCTGGTACAGACGCCACAGGAGTCCGCTTTGCTAATGGCTGAGCGGCTGCGGGTTGCGGTGCAGGCTTGCCAGGTGGCGGTGGAAGGAAGGGCGGCGGGCAGAGCAGGTGGTGCGGCGGTGACAGTGACCTCCAGCTTTGGTGTCTCGCAGCTGACAGACGGCGTGGATACGTTGGAGGCCGTGTTGGCCCGCGCCGACGCCGCGCTCTACCAGGCCAAGAACAGGGGGCGCAACCGTGTCTGTGCCGCGAATATGGCGGAGCCTGCCGTACCTCACTTTGAACAGCTGCAGAACGGCTAG
- a CDS encoding tripartite tricarboxylate transporter permease: protein MADSMFGYFMMSWMDPSLLGLTALGTLAGIYVGAIPGLSVTMAVSILISFTFSWDVNNALALMVGVYIGGVYGGSRSAILLNIPGAPSAIATAFDGFPLAKQGLAGQAIGVTTVVSVIGGFIGILVLAIAAPLVSDVALMFAPRDYLLLALMGLLLVASLSGESMAKGIFCAAFGACIGMVGMDPMTAEGRFTFDTVMLLGGIPYVVAMIGFFGVSEALFQLHHIGLKPIKQDVSKIIPSWSVVLKYLPLSIRTSFIGVFIGALPGTGGDIASLMAYDHAKRSVKNPSKPFGEGAYEGLVAPESANNAAVGGAYIPMLTLGMPGDAVTAVIIGALYIHGLKPGPMMMIETPHLFWFTVGNLTLANIFLLIFGLTGIKIFAKMVEMPKGLLLPLIIILSVVGAYAINNNIADIFWLLGFGVFGYFLKMAGFQVGPIILGVILGPLMDVSYRRAMISVGDSTLGLMHELVTSPISLILTLVVTWLIISQTALPRLIKARFSRGKAT from the coding sequence ATGGCTGATTCCATGTTCGGTTACTTTATGATGTCCTGGATGGACCCCTCGCTGCTCGGGCTTACCGCCCTGGGCACCCTGGCGGGGATCTATGTCGGTGCCATTCCGGGTCTGTCGGTCACCATGGCCGTATCGATCCTGATTTCCTTTACCTTTTCCTGGGACGTGAACAACGCCCTGGCGCTGATGGTCGGCGTCTATATCGGCGGTGTTTATGGGGGTTCCCGTTCTGCCATTTTACTGAATATTCCAGGTGCGCCATCGGCCATCGCCACCGCCTTCGATGGCTTCCCGCTGGCCAAGCAGGGCCTCGCCGGCCAGGCCATCGGCGTCACCACTGTCGTCTCGGTTATCGGTGGTTTTATCGGCATTCTGGTACTGGCCATCGCCGCACCACTGGTGTCGGATGTGGCGCTGATGTTTGCCCCGCGCGACTATCTGCTATTGGCGCTGATGGGACTGCTGCTGGTGGCGAGCCTGTCGGGCGAGTCCATGGCCAAGGGCATCTTCTGTGCCGCCTTCGGTGCCTGTATCGGCATGGTGGGCATGGACCCGATGACCGCGGAAGGCCGCTTTACCTTCGATACAGTGATGCTGCTGGGCGGCATTCCCTATGTGGTCGCCATGATCGGCTTCTTCGGTGTCTCCGAGGCCCTGTTCCAGCTGCACCATATAGGCCTCAAACCCATCAAGCAGGATGTCTCCAAAATCATTCCATCCTGGTCGGTGGTGCTGAAATACCTGCCCCTGTCGATCCGGACATCCTTTATTGGCGTCTTTATCGGCGCTCTGCCCGGCACCGGCGGCGATATTGCCTCCCTGATGGCCTATGACCACGCCAAGCGCTCGGTAAAAAATCCGTCCAAACCCTTTGGCGAAGGCGCTTACGAAGGCCTGGTGGCGCCGGAATCGGCCAACAATGCCGCCGTCGGTGGTGCCTATATTCCGATGCTGACACTCGGCATGCCGGGTGATGCAGTGACCGCCGTCATTATCGGTGCACTCTATATCCACGGCCTGAAACCAGGCCCGATGATGATGATCGAAACCCCGCACCTGTTCTGGTTTACCGTAGGTAACCTGACCCTGGCCAACATCTTCCTGCTGATCTTTGGCCTCACCGGCATCAAGATTTTTGCCAAGATGGTGGAAATGCCCAAGGGGCTGCTGTTGCCACTGATTATTATTCTGTCGGTAGTGGGTGCCTATGCCATCAACAACAACATTGCCGATATCTTCTGGCTGCTGGGCTTTGGGGTCTTTGGCTACTTCCTGAAGATGGCCGGGTTCCAGGTGGGGCCTATTATTCTCGGCGTGATCCTGGGCCCCCTGATGGACGTGTCCTATAGACGGGCGATGATCTCGGTGGGGGACAGCACGCTGGGCCTCATGCACGAACTGGTGACCAGCCCGATCTCGCTGATCCTGACCCTGGTGGTCACCTGGCTGATCATCAGCCAGACAGCGCTGCCGCGTCTGATCAAGGCTCGCTTCTCCAGAGGAAAAGCCACTTAA
- a CDS encoding tripartite tricarboxylate transporter TctB family protein, which translates to MKIARKLHPGEAVISWLLLAFSAFVLYQAIAISGFSGLSTPGAFPVVSSAIMTGAMLCLVVQNWRIARRIPKQDKPPAWRVINELMPLRIVLFTALIVAYMFLLQPLGFLISTFLFLCCGFIYLRGSTPLRSILIAAVAVVVIYGLFNYLFRVVLP; encoded by the coding sequence ATGAAAATTGCACGCAAACTTCACCCCGGCGAAGCGGTGATCAGCTGGTTGTTGCTGGCGTTCAGCGCTTTCGTTTTGTATCAGGCCATCGCCATTTCAGGCTTCTCGGGCCTCAGTACCCCCGGCGCCTTTCCGGTGGTGTCCTCCGCCATCATGACCGGCGCCATGCTCTGTCTGGTGGTGCAGAACTGGCGCATCGCACGCCGGATACCGAAACAGGACAAGCCACCTGCCTGGCGCGTGATCAACGAGTTGATGCCGTTGCGCATCGTGCTGTTCACCGCACTCATCGTGGCTTACATGTTCCTGTTGCAGCCGCTGGGCTTTCTGATCAGCACCTTTTTGTTTTTGTGCTGCGGCTTTATCTACCTGCGCGGCAGCACACCGCTGCGCAGCATTCTTATCGCCGCCGTCGCTGTTGTCGTGATTTACGGCCTGTTCAACTACCTGTTCCGGGTTGTCTTGCCCTGA
- a CDS encoding Bug family tripartite tricarboxylate transporter substrate binding protein, whose product MTHSIKKALVCSALAGLLSTGLQAADFPEKNLQGAIMWGAGGATDNVARAVTPLVEPLLGGEIVLVNKSGGAGAISTNYVNSRPSDGYTLLYGAENPQLHKVLGLSKLDYADFYPVNILARGVVVIVANNDKPWTSMKELVADAQANPGTVKMGSTGPGGLPFVVGAMLKTATDFDVRAVPFDGEGPGITALQGGHVDFMPAGLTAVREHIRAGRVKALAVLSDTPVAGLEEIPLITADLPEFKKFLPWGPFYGVFAKRDIPEDAKAKLTDAFQQAAATEQFGKFMQDFGAVVTNISGDEADAFLKHWQSVTAWSLEAVGETKVSPAEFGIAKP is encoded by the coding sequence ATGACTCACTCCATCAAGAAAGCCCTCGTCTGCAGCGCTCTGGCAGGCCTTTTGTCTACCGGCCTCCAGGCCGCCGATTTCCCCGAGAAAAACCTTCAGGGCGCCATCATGTGGGGCGCTGGCGGTGCGACCGATAACGTCGCCCGTGCCGTGACGCCGCTGGTTGAACCGCTGCTCGGCGGGGAGATCGTACTGGTGAACAAGTCCGGCGGCGCCGGTGCCATCTCTACCAACTACGTCAATTCACGCCCCAGCGATGGCTACACCCTGCTGTACGGTGCGGAAAACCCGCAGCTGCACAAGGTGCTGGGCCTGTCCAAGCTGGATTACGCCGACTTCTACCCGGTGAACATTCTGGCCCGTGGCGTGGTGGTCATTGTCGCCAACAACGACAAGCCCTGGACCTCGATGAAAGAACTGGTTGCCGATGCCCAGGCCAACCCTGGCACGGTCAAAATGGGTTCAACCGGCCCCGGCGGCCTGCCCTTTGTGGTCGGCGCCATGCTGAAAACCGCCACCGACTTTGATGTTCGTGCCGTCCCCTTTGACGGCGAAGGCCCCGGCATCACCGCCCTGCAGGGCGGCCATGTCGACTTCATGCCGGCCGGCCTTACCGCCGTACGCGAACATATCCGCGCCGGTCGTGTAAAAGCCCTGGCGGTACTGTCCGATACACCGGTAGCAGGTCTGGAAGAAATTCCGCTGATCACCGCTGACCTGCCGGAATTCAAAAAATTCCTGCCCTGGGGGCCCTTCTACGGCGTCTTTGCCAAGCGTGATATTCCAGAAGATGCCAAGGCCAAGCTGACCGATGCCTTCCAGCAGGCCGCTGCCACCGAGCAGTTCGGCAAGTTCATGCAGGATTTCGGCGCCGTGGTCACCAATATCAGCGGTGACGAAGCCGATGCTTTCCTCAAGCACTGGCAGTCCGTCACTGCCTGGTCGCTGGAAGCCGTAGGTGAAACCAAGGTGTCACCGGCCGAGTTTGGCATCGCCAAGCCCTGA